Genomic segment of Siniperca chuatsi isolate FFG_IHB_CAS linkage group LG16, ASM2008510v1, whole genome shotgun sequence:
GAGAAGCAGtacttcaaacagccctttaacAGACAGAGCCACAGCTTACCAAGGGACGTCTGGGTGCAAGGCAGCCTCTCTGACGGCAGGCTGAGCAGCCGGGCCAAGAGCCCGTCCAGCGACCAGAGGAAGGGCCTGAGTAGCCAGCTGAGCACCCTCTTCCCTCAGAGAACAGTGGAGCAAGCCATGAATGCTTACCCACACGTCTCAGATATGTCCGAACTGATTTCTCTCATCCAGAGCTACAGGACCAACCACATCTCCTTCTAGATTAGAAAGACTAATTTTTTGACTCAAACTGAGCCGACATTGGAGTTCTCATCCCATAAGCAAAGTGAAagctgaaaaaaagagaaaatttcTACTTTTCTTGAAATGACTGTGAATTTGTTTTCTTACAAATCATACTGTGGGAAAACTATCACTCTTGCTTGAACACATTCCAAACTTTAGCTTTATTTTAGCATTAAAAAGTGACTCAATCTGATGAAGTCTTGAAAATGTAGCAGACTGAATGCTATTTCTTTACCCTAGTATAAAAGTGCAATGCACTATGCTCCATACATGCTACTTATTGTAGCAGtgacaaatgttttattaaagcaGCATGTGTTGTTTTCTCATGTTGCCTCAAAATGAGGAACTCTATTACACTATTCTGTACTCCTGTAAAGAATGTCAGTGACCCGTTTTTGATGTGAATTTTAGAggcttgtgtttttgctgtgcCTGTGAAATAAAAGCACTCAAATCACTCTGGATATTTGTCTATGATAAACATATGACACTGTCCTCACAGTTGGGCAAGATAAATCTTCAAGATATTTTAAATCACAGCTTTAAATTTagaactgctgctgcactgctctcTGGTGGTTAAAAGTGTTGCCACAATCCAATCAGTGATGACACGGCATGTGCTTTCCGTCACTTATCAAGGCCAAATACCCGCTGCAACATGCTGAGAGGTTTGAGCCAGTGGAGTAGCAGTTTTCAACCCTGTgggattgatttttttaatttttaaaaggtttaaaagtTGGAGGATTTGCATGagagagataaataaaaataaataaaaaggaggtcaaaatcaaagcagcagtgaCTGGGAGATCCTTACTTTTAGTCCccaatggcaatccatccagtaattgttgaggtatttcagtctggaccaaagcggtggaccaACTGATGGATcaacattgtcatccctagaACCAcaccgctagcgtggctaaaaacacatcagtgagccacaccaCTGCACTGTTTACATATTCTTTCATTACAATCAACATGGCTACTCTAGTTTGTTTTGACTCCGTCCCACAGTCACTGTCCTGCCATTGGTTCTCACTAGAGCATCACATGTGTATTAATACACAGCTcaaagtagtccccaacaaatggaCTATTTGCAAAACACTGcagtggccagctgtttcaGAAAATGActgagctttttaaaaaattacactATATATTTGtaacctgtttttaaagatttgcgTCTTTAGTAGGAACCAACAGGCTTGGTAGGGAAGTCTGAAAGTTTTAAGACATGGCCTaacgcattgttggttttagtcttttcatggaatttgttgacaaaaagataaataaagacTAACaccagatttatcctttaaagtTAGACTATTTACTTGTGCtaaacagcagccactgtggccacaagtgacaaaTAAgggataatggtaaatgctaaaacagaAACCCAGGTAGAGAAGAGTCAAAGTAATATCCACTATATAACAATATCTaaggttagctaacattagccaccataagctactggtcataccagaccaagttagactgtagcagcaaaacccctgagtgtctTGAACTGAGAAAGTTTTATTGATTCTAAAATCATTCATAAGAgcaagaatgtgttatttcttctttcagaaATTACAGTCTAGCTTTAAATCCATAGGGCAGAAAACCACTGCTTCAGTGCTCTCTGCTGGTTAAAACGTTCAAGTGTCGGGGCTCCCCGGTGGCCTGGTGCTGCTGCCGACCGTGAACCGCAACGTCCATGGTTCCTGTTCGGCAGGGGATCTTTTGTTACACGATGTCCCCCATCACTCTATTATCGGCTATAAATAATGGCAGAAAATTCccgagaggggaaaaaaaactaaacaaacaaaaaacattcaagtgTCGCCACAACCTGATCAGGATGCAGATGTTTTCCATCAGTTATCAACGCAGAACCTCCAACAACATACAGAGGGATTCAAGCCAGTAGCAGTTTCCAACACCGTGTGGTAAATTCTTGGCCTAACAttcaatagacctttttcacaggaGACATCTTGACTGGTCATAACAGGAAAAGtgcaggtgtaattaataacattaataatggcacTACTCTATTAAGTGTCCCAGTTTCAGCATGCACAACACTAGAGCCCTGCAACTGATAaaacctaaatggaatgcaccCAGTGTTAAGTATTATTTCCAGCTGCAGTTTTCCTGCCATGACGTAGCAAAGTGTTTGCTATGAAAAAGCTCAATTAGTTTAGTTCAATTTCTATCAGAGCCCTTTAACTAGATTAGGCCACTTAACTATTTAGAAACATTAAGATGGTTTTAAGTGTAAATATCTCCATGTCAGACAAGCTGACCGTATGTTGGTCTcttctgccatctagtggacaAAAACATACTCACTGCTGCATCAAAGCATCACAaaggcaaaataataataataataataataataataattcagaatagatttttttttaattatttttacaaataactTATCTGTTACAAAGACAGTTTTCCcagctaaaatcaaaaaaacactttagatatccaaattattttttttccatttaataaaacatgaataaactGCCTCTTCACACCAAGGTGCAGATAAAgctgaaaacagttttttttttcgggttggaaaaaggaaaaagtatGGCGTAAGTGCTTAAGAGACAATAATTCATCTTCTACTTTTAAATGGGTTTAAACAATACTAaaattttggttttaaaaatggCACTCAGATGTGACAAAGTAGATTATCAGTACAAATTCAATAGTTCCAAAGGCACTGATGCAAGGCGACATTTCACAAATGtggaaaaaactaaacaaagtaACTACTCCACAGTTAAGGTAACTTAaatcaaaataagtaaactttAGAAACACCCTCATCAATAAAAGCTTAGGAGGATGAAATGagccaaataaaaaataagagtATACAGAGTGGACAGTCATGTTGTGCTTACATTTTGCTAAAAACATTAGTTTCTTTTGCCTTGTCTGCTTCCAAGATGTTGAAACAATTCTGACCTGTTGTATATAAGGCACGGGTCCCATATGAATATTTCTACATCATAGGAACactttaaacagaaacatattCACTTTGATCTTTGGTACCTCACAAAAACCCAATTCAGGTGCACAGCAACATGGAAACGTTTAACCAATCAGCTGTTCCAGGAGCACTTTGACATCAATCAGCAGTAACATCCTGATAGTACTGGAAAATGAGTGTCTCTTTGCACTGAGGTGTAGTTGTCCCCAAACATTAAACCTACATTCCAGTTGTCAGATAAGATGGCAGTGTGTAATTTTGCTTTTTGACCCCTTCCCTCCCCCGACAGTCCAGACATATTTGGTgtcctggggaaaaaaaaatcacaaaaaaagacTCCTCCATTGCCTTCCTTTGCTGCATCTGCAGATCGTACACAGGACACTCAGCAATTACACAAGTGATGAATGGACCGAGCAGATGTAGCTTCATGATGACTACAAGGGTTTTTACTGCGCTACTCCTCTCCTTCTGCAAGGCTTCAACTCTCACAGAAATCAAGTAAAAAGCTTAAAAGGGAGCATGGTGCTTATTTGTTTGAAAGagggaaacaaaacaagacaaaaaagttaataaagTCGATAAAGCTATACTTACAGGAAATACAAGTGATTCATAGTGTGAGGAAGAAGACTTTTAAGGCACATTCTAAaattatgtacagtaaaaagCTCAAGGGGAGTTTCTGCCTCTGTGTACTGTACACAAAGCATGCAAcgtagtttcttttttttcattaactCATGattgaagagacagaaaagggatTCTGGGACAAGAGGCCCGTTTGAGTGGCAGTGACACTGCCGGTTCCTCTTTGACATCCTCTAGAAACTGCAAACAAATTTTAAAGTCCACGATTAGTCTGTTAGTTTTCCCTTCAGATGGAGAGCAGTGGCTGAACACAGTTCCCAATCCCCCGGTCAAGCcaccacagaggaagaaaaactaaattcaatCAGCAAAAGGCACAGTGGcacctgtgttgtgtgtgtaggtgtgtgtgtgtgtaggtgtgtgtatgtgtgccgtCACACTGCAGGGCCACGCTCGTAATACTGTAAGTTGGAGCAGCGAGGTATCCCCAGGGTTAAAGTGTCACCCGTCGAGCAGAAAAGGGGGAGGTGACCCCACGCGATCCGAGTCTCTAAGGTGAGGTATCATCCGACTCTGCCAGCCTTTATGAAAAAacacaagctgtaaacactATCCAGTCAAGCCTTCAGTGGACAGCATTCTACAAACCttagagaggagaaaagggggaaaaaaatcaaggaAAACAGGCCGCATGATGCACGATGACTACGCCCTGTCCCAGTTTTCATACAACTAGGggaacaaagaaacagaaagggcCCTTTTCTATTCTTGTCTGGTAgaagacaggtgagcagaggaGGCGGTGGCGCGTGGCAGCCTTGTTGGCTCAGAAGTGCCGCGGGAACTCGCACTGTTCACAACGGTTGAGGGCGGGATGGTTGAGGAAGGTGCAGGCGGTGCAGCTCCACTGCGTcccctcgtcctcctcctggTCTGTGATGGGCTTCACAATCTTACTGCCCGAGtctgtgaagaggaggaggaggaggagaagaatgTCAGTACATAGGAGAAGATGTGCAACCCGCCAAGTTTATCCATGAAGTGATGAAAACATGGACATCAAAATGATTTACATATGTGGCTATGGTGAAGGGAACACTTCTCTATCAGTGTGTATACGTGCACTGCAGTAATCTGAATATTGCCCACTTGGCAGAAATctaatgtaaacacaaaacCTGGAGTCAGTTTTAAAAAGAACTTGGATAACACAGCTACATGTATgctcaaaaatgtttctaaaagctCTTTGAGTCAAGGCACGAACATGGAATTGAGTCTAGACTCGGAAAGTATCATTTCAGTGAAAAGCAGTGTTGATGCAGTCTCTTAACATCTACTGTGATGTCAGAGCTGTGGGGAGGTTGGGGGTTCCTAACCTGGGGgtcgcaagataaatctgagcgGTTGTGGGATGATTAACATgatagaaaatgagaaaaaaacaacaacatatttttgctatacaaatgttaatttttacGCTGTGCTTTTTCTATTGTGAAATACTCGATTACTAGACTAGACTCAAGGGTCCCAAGCCCAAAAACACTGTTAGGTGCTTCTGGATGGTGAATCCTAAAATGCTACTATGCATTTTAGTTCATAAAACACTGCAAAGCAATCACTTTGCTTAAGTTTGGTAGAACACTTATAAGGTTTTATCAATTTTCCAAATTAAGATAAGAATCAtgagataaaaaataatccTGAATACCATTGGATGAGTGGATTTCCAGATAAGCTAAGATCTTAAAGTAGTTGAAAGACCTGCTACATTAAGACACGGAGGGGTTTGAATATCAAATCAAGGCTAGAATAAGCTTGTGGACCTTGTTAAAGACAAGATGATATGGTTGATGATAAAGGCAGgaagaatgaaagaagaaaagaaggacAGAGATACCAACCAagtgggagaggaggggaaggacCAGAGGAGGGCTCCACCATGAGCTCAGAGGTCACATTATATCTACATCCTCTCCTGTCTGGCCCAGCTTTGATGAAGCCGAGCAGAGAGCGAGGGATGGGTGAATGGATGAGAGGTaggaggatggatggatgaaaaaatattacagagCAGGTGGGGGGGAAGGAGAAAAGTGCAGAAATGAAGAAATCAGTAGTCAGTCATAAACAGGGTTAAACCAATACCATGGGCTGATTTGAAAAAACAGAAGCAGGAAAAtctaaaattgtatttattaatttgctATTCAATACCACTGATTAGGCGTGTTAGCTCATGGTGTATTTAACAGCTGTGAGCttgatttatttacatttcagtggAAAGTTTTATAGTCTCACGATGCTCTGAATACTATTTCACCACCCtgataaaagtgaaatatttggTGGAAAACAGTGAGTACTTGTCGTTTTTGAGATAaatttgataaaatgtaaagatattCATTATAgtcaaaaacactgtttttgacGATATTCATTATAgtcaaaaacactgtttttgattttggtatTGGCTTTCAATAACCCATATTGGTACAACCCTCATGAAAAACATCAATGGATAGGGAAAGGCTCCCACAGTGAAGTTAGTACTATCAACCTTTTAGGGGCCATACTGGGGGGCCATACTGGTGGTTTTCCAGTGTATTTTAGTAAACACAGTCTACAGTTGATTATCTAAACATGCACCACCACTGACACAGTCCTTTAAGTCAGTAACTAAAGTCATGAAAACACGACAAGGCAAAATGCaataaatgaatggatgaaaAGTGGATATTACTAATTACAACTGAATCCTGACCATATGCCTGACTTGACCTTTGCACATAAGgataaaatggaagaaaccctTGGAAGAGGCAATTAAAGAGAtatcccctcccctcccctcctcggAAGGCTGTGGTTGCAAAAATAGCATTCTCTAAGAAgtccaataaaataaatctaaataatgTGTCCAGTGAAATGAGGAATGTCCACACATGACCATGCAAACTTTTCTAAACTTACCAATAGATAAAGTACCTTTGGGTTTGGGTGGGACAGGACCAAGGAATCCAATGTTATCATAAAAATTATGGATTGCACTGGGATTAAAGTGTGGTCCTGTAAACAGAAGGAAAAAGTGGATGGAAAGAGTGGAACAAAAGGTGTACTTTCCATTTAATAGTGGATTTACATTTCTCACAGTACTATGGAGTCAACACCTGGAGTAAGCACATATATACACTCCAACTTTACACAAAACCCATCAATAGATACATTACAAGCATGACAGTAATGCAAATGTGTCTTTTACTAAAAGAGATAAGGCTTCCTCCTAAACACAGCTTGGTGTGCCTCCCCTGGCCTTGGATTAAATACCACTACAGCGTTCTCTCCATAGACACCACTAGACTCACTATaactataaaaatataaatcattagaaaaaaaatctaaattatacAAGGTAACATCATAACTGGTCAGTTTATGTCTGACGTTATTCAACATCTGGGGTTAAATCCCAGGTATCACCAGGGCAATGCCTTTAGTGAGTGAGAGGTACTGTTCATTCATGAGAGCCAAACTCTCGCCTTCCTTCACCTGTGTAAACCAGTTGGTCAGTGGCTCGGTCTCTGATAGCAGTGAAGTGCTGCCAGGGGGCCAATAAATCTCTTGTTACCAACCAGAGACAGGATGCAATTCAGGAAGAACTGGTAGTTAACAGTACAATGGCAGCAACTTGACCGCGTGTGCCGAGAGGATGTGAGCACGCCTGACCGACGTGCCACAGCTGCAGACCCCGGATCAAATCTGACCTCCCTCAATGACTTACTGTTAACTTTCTTCTTATACAACACAGACATGTACATAAGCTGAATGCCAGTTCAAGATACCCAAATACCTGAAAGTATTGAATACTATATATCAGAGAGagggtgacacacacacacacacacacacacacacacacacacacacacacacacacacacacacacacacacacacacacacacacacacacacacacacacacacacacacacacacacacacacacacacacacacagaatcataCCTCTTGTTTGAAGGAGATCAATTTCTTTGGTGAGGCAGTCAATGTCGATCTGCAGTAACCTGTTTTTGCATCGCAACTGCTTCATTTCCTCAATCTGAAAGAGAACGAGACAGGAAGTATCAGCCGGTTCGTTATCAGACACAGGCAGCTCTAAGGCACAAATGGTTGGACATCCTGCTTCTAAGGCAGTGGAGCAGATCTGTGACCGTGTCAGGAGAGCTGCTACACTCTCCAGAGCTGGCTCGCCTCAGTAAACAACAGAACCAAGGAGCTACTGAGCTCAGCAACACCAGTCAATTAACCTTCCGCAGCCACTTCCCCCTCTGTTGACTCAAACTGTAATAGCTGACAAAAACAGCTGACTCAACAAAAAGCTGAGAGCGGCACTTCATCTGAACCAGAGAGGTTTCAACAAACTCACAGCTGCAATTCTAACATAAACATAAAGCtgtgcagaaaataaatatgaaaagatgttcactttgttttcttttgaactCTACCTATCACAgtgaacagaaaagaaaatgctaaaacAGTGATAGTATCACTTTTTCTCTGAAGTAGCTGCAGAACTTGCTGCAGAGCTCCAGAATGAACTGCTAAGTCAATCTGACATAAATTGTGTGCTCTGTCAGTCTGAAAATATGGAACAATATCAGCCAAATCATAAACAGACCCCGTAATCAACATAGTTTCAGGGTGTAGGAGCACTGATGTGCCATGAGCTGGAACCAAGAATGGCAATGTGACCCagataattttgttttgtctgttcagCTTTTTATCTGTCAGTAATAAccagaaaaacatttgtttgcagttatgaagaccatcactgatGACTCTTTATCACATACATTTCTGAGTTAACTGCtaataaaatcatatttaacTTGGTTTTTAAATTGATTGATCTGCCAGTGAAAGATGTTGGTTAGAGTTCCTTGACATTTTCCCTTCCAAACATCCCAACTTTTTTACATTCTGGCTGGTTTTAGCTGGGAAATATGACTATGATCTACAATTATTTCACACTGTAGCTGATGATTACTGTTCTCAACAATAAAAATCCTaatttgtaaaattataatTGGGCTGCAGGGGGCATCCAGGGGTCTAGTGTTTAAGCCTCTTACTTAGGGCTGTCACAATAATTACGTTATTGACTTATTAtacgatatatatatatatatatatatatatatttgtatgtgtaatgtaattatTGCCTGTCATGATATCGACTTATCGTATATGGATGACTTGACGTCAATAATTTTTGCAGACCTCGATATTGcccattgtgtttacatgcatgtttgtttgtttttttacataagaATATCACCAACatttagccaacatgatgccagaataaacaatAAGCAGGGTTTTTTCCTACCATTACTATATTGCCTGTTAAGGAATGACTCTATAGCCTACCCCTGAAACAAATGTCTAATATTTATTTAAGCGCAATTTTTGTTAACAGAGTCTGAGAGTCCATTTTGTTCACATTCCAATACTAATATCTGAATATTCTTAAGACTTTTAAGTTAATTAAAAGGGTGTACATGCATTATTATGCTTATCATTAAATCAGTGGCAtcaaatggtcttaaaatgacaattataTCGTGTATCGCGATTATTTCTGGGACAATGTAtcatccaacaaaagtagttattgtgacaggcctatACTATATAACCGCAACGTCCCTGGTTCGATTCAGTCTGGGGACCTTTGTAGCATTATAGACCCCCCTATGTCTCCTCACATTTCCTGTCAGTATTTCAACTGTCActatcaaattaaaacaaaatgccaaaaaataataaGTTCACAATGAACAGATTTATATCTTTAAAATCACTGAATTAAGCTTACAGAAGGAATTTGGGAGGCCGAATTGGATCTCTCCAGCCGTCTCCTGGTCAGGTCGTTCTCCATCTCGTTGACCTCCTCTTTTAGCTtctccagcttcttcttcttcagctccaGCTCATGCCACAGCCTCTCCATGCGGGCCTTCTGATGGACCAACAACgctggagaacacacacagacagtactGTCAGCAACTGTCTCCTCTGTGCTATATCCATTCTTTCTAATAAACTTCactgaaaaatgtttcatttgtttcaatTTAGAATGACCCCTAAtcaaaggagggaaagaaatttaaaaaatattatattgagAAACTCCCTGTAACTAAAAACTGTAGATCAAAACAGGgaacacaacaaaaactgcTGATAACAATCCCTTCAAGGAAAATTGCTGTGGATATACAGTACTGACACATTTTCAGATCCACCATAGGCTGATCTCTGCATACACCAGTCAAAGCGGTTTTGATCATAATTCCATGTgcataaaaacaactttgtgTAAGGAGAGACAGGGGAACTACGTCAGATTCCACACCGTTGTCTATCTGTGTAAAGGTTTAATACCACGtgtttaaaaacaatatgaTCTCtgttatttatacatttaatagTATTGAAAGTACAGAagctataaaaaataaaaacatctacaATCAGTTTTTCAACCCAAGGCTGCACAGATGAAACAACGGGGAAGAAAATCAATATGTGCTCAGTTTGTTAATAGTGTTAATGTCgatttgttaataaaaaatatactttttaaatcCTATTTTGTGTGCCtaggacttttttttctttttgccttgGTATCAAAAGAGGTCTTGAGTATCGTTTTTTTTAATACTAGTATTGTATCgcagtttaaaattctggtatcGTCTCATCAGCTATTGTGGTAACATGAAGAGATCAGACTTAGACTGCTGCAGTGTTTAATACAGAACCTTAACTGTGCACATGATCTGCTCAAGTCTCTACAGCATGTTTCCCATAATTCATTCTGTTGACAGGTTGAAACACCTCCTACATTGACATTCAAACAATTCCTTCTCctgctacacacaaacacatggcaCTTCACAACTTATGGGAAGATGGTCTACTGGTGAGTGTGTCTGTCCTGTGACAAAAAGACCATACAATTGTTCTCCTGTCCGCAAGCTAAACTGCTACCTGCTTGCTTAATACGAGTCACACAGTGTGAGAGCATGagctatatatttaaaatgtcaatgtaaATATGGTGTTTTCTAACAGCTCAACACTGTATATAAACAGAACATGAAAAAGCCAAATGAAGGTGACTATTTTGTATGTGCTGGCACGAATACATACATGTggtgttgtgtatttgttgtgcTACACTGGTAACATAGTTTGCACTTACAACTTGGTTTGGTAATGTATTGCTGTGCTTTACAGTGATTTTAGTTCAGCTATAATGAAGGCAAATGGGCCTTAATTTTTAATCACTACGGTTAATAGTCTGTGTTTGGCTCTTAGATTCACcccattattttatttattatgtgatAATGAGCAACTGCATTCCTACAGACTACTTAAAACACCATCCAGATTTATCATTTCACGTGAAATACTGTTTAAAGCTAATCTTCCTTCTTGGCAAACCCATcccactatttttttttttcatttcaagtaAGCTGTACAATGGATGGCCGACAGTTCTCTTCTTTAAGCAGACATCAACATGAACCCGACTTACAACTTATTACACAAACCAGTGCCACTGTCAAACTAGAAAAAACTGGTAGCTCTTCTGAAAACATTGTCTAATTTCTCCTAAACTATCCCCCAAATTAAGTTGAGGTGACAAATAGGCCATGCAGTTACAGAATAACACTTAATTTTCTATCTGCAACGGCtagttttaattgttgtttttgagaTTTGGGAATTTGGAGAGGCAACAAGTCACATTACTATTCAAAGGTTCACTGAATGATCTGGTGCACATCTGACTAAATGAAATCTGTTTCCAAAACCTTCATCATTTAGTCAAAAATTAGCTGGCTTTTCTGGCTGTGTGAGGTTACTAATCcactaaacaaacaacaaacacatatatGCGTTCAAAAAACCCAGTGTCCAGCAGGAATGCTTGTCTTCACTTGCCAATCAGAACCGGGTCTTCAACAAAATTATGTAATTACAGTAATGTTATTCTATTGCCAAACAGTAAGAGCTATAGTTCTTGTGTGAATGCTGACTGGTGATGGTTAACacattaatgtttaattaacagTTAGGTGGTGACAGGTGTCGTTATCAGGTAATGTGACTCAGTTGGTGTCAATATGCATTTTTCCAAGCCAAAGCAGATAAAGTAGGAGGAAACTGGGCTGATGAGGGTCAGCAGCAGAGGTAGCATGCCCGGTGTGATGCCCCTCCTGGTGGTAGTCACCGCAGTGCAGGAGCCACAGCCGGTGACTCACACATAACTTTCACATACAGTGAAAAGCCCAAAAAAGGAAACAGCGGCGTTCTCTGACACGTTTGACTCACTACAGAATCCGCCAGTCTCAGGGGTCGTCGGAGCAAACGCAGCATTTAGTGTGGAGGACTCACACTACCGTCATCACACCACGGCCCTCACTGAGCGAGTCACCTTTGCTTTTATCTGCCTCATGGAGACGGACATGCAGAGCAGTGGTTCTACACTGACTGAACATTAGTGACAGCAAGTACACAGTTTGGCTCAAGAAGTACATAACGGTCAACGTAAAAGAAACAGACTTTTAAAATCACACAGTGTACATTATAATAAAATTACTAAAAGCATTTAGACCTACTGCTGGTCTGGCCTCATCACTGTGCACTCTTTAGCCACTTGACATTTGCTAAACAAACCAATAAACGGTGAAGCAAACAGCTCTAACAAGACATCAGAGGCCTACTTGATGAAGGATTCACAGTGTAAAcaatttctggcatttttgtCAGTTTGGTCCAAGCTGTGGGCGTTAACTCCTTATCTAAAGTATGTATTTGCaaacttaaaaatgttcaaGAAATTGGCAGACACCTCTTTGCAATGCTAGCTTTAATGTCAAGTAAAAACTGAATCAAAAGAGGAAATGAACattgtataaaaagaaaaaaaatcagggcataaagactggaattaTGATCAAAGTGATGATAGGTATCAGGCATTGCTCACCTTGTGTGTACGCTGCATCATCAGAGCCCATGCTGAGTCTGCGAGGCTCACTCGGCCTCTCCCTGTGTGGCGACAGCGGGTCTGAGAGATGGAGGGGGTCTGGCTCCACGAAGTGGTGGTCTGAGGGTAGGCTGAGGAGGTTGTTGGGCTCAAAAGTAGGTGACACCACTCCAGGGGACACAGCTGGGGGCTTATTGGGGGACACCGTGATTTTAAAAGTGTATTTGGTGTTGGGCTGAGTCACCACCACACGTGGGGAAGAAGCTGTGCCTCCCCCTCCCACAGAGGCACGGGACTTAGGAGGATGGTGGTGGATGTAGGCGGGGCCCATGCTCACTTGGCCCCCCATGTTCCTGGCCCCCGAGGGCCCCTGTAAGGGAGGGTTGGCTGAGATGTAGACTGTGGGAGGGTTCCTACCCCCACTGTCGTCGCTGGAGGCattggcagaaatgtaaaacttaGGTTGGGAGCGGGAGCCGGCTGTGGCCACGACGGCCTCCTCAGAGGGAGTGGTAGCAGCAGTAGGCGGGCTGGCAGAGATGTAAACAGTGGGCTGGCTGCGGCTCAGACCTGGGCCTCCGATAGAGAGAGGGGTGGTTGGGACAGTAGCCACCCCAgttgaagaggaggaagaggaagggcaggaggaggaggtggaggaggaccGGGGCCCACTGCTTGTCCGCAGTACGgctgttgtggttgtggagTTGCTCCTCT
This window contains:
- the tab2 gene encoding TGF-beta-activated kinase 1 and MAP3K7-binding protein 2 isoform X2; the protein is MAQGSHQIDIQVLHDLRQKFPEVPEGVVSQCVLQNNNNLDACCEYLSQVSPVYLYSEEGNLSFSDDPSFTRLRNHMTQLNLGLQSQNVHVAPVRDGLRMNGSRTLAHSLSDGPLQTGQAPNSDFFQQEPQSAPVQVPSSLNVFGVMEPTRKPQPPQHLGLYPLGVKGTTMGVQQTPRFNPITVTLAPNIQTGRNTPTSLHIHGGPQSGLSSPQGNSIYIRPYVSQSGTTRQNQQQGGRAQYSPTSQPQQQIYQISHPSSLSGSWSGPQHASSSHTSQHQTQGHQTSHVYMPISSPTNPQAPSILPTGSQASSSGVSPCSSSSSSSSVMPTSLSAISQYNIQNISTGPRKNQIEIKLESPQRSNSTTTTAVLRTSSGPRSSSTSSSCPSSSSSSTGVATVPTTPLSIGGPGLSRSQPTVYISASPPTAATTPSEEAVVATAGSRSQPKFYISANASSDDSGGRNPPTVYISANPPLQGPSGARNMGGQVSMGPAYIHHHPPKSRASVGGGGTASSPRVVVTQPNTKYTFKITVSPNKPPAVSPGVVSPTFEPNNLLSLPSDHHFVEPDPLHLSDPLSPHRERPSEPRRLSMGSDDAAYTQALLVHQKARMERLWHELELKKKKLEKLKEEVNEMENDLTRRRLERSNSASQIPSIEEMKQLRCKNRLLQIDIDCLTKEIDLLQTRGPHFNPSAIHNFYDNIGFLGPVPPKPKGTLSIDSGSKIVKPITDQEEDEGTQWSCTACTFLNHPALNRCEQCEFPRHF
- the tab2 gene encoding TGF-beta-activated kinase 1 and MAP3K7-binding protein 2 isoform X5, producing MAQGSHQIDIQVLHDLRQKFPEVPEGVVSQCVLQNNNNLDACCEYLSQVSPVYLYSEEGNLSFSDDPSFTRLRNHMTQLNLGLQSQNVHVAPVRDGLRMNGSRTLAHSLSDGPLQTGQAPNSDFFQQEPQSAPVQVPSSLNVFGVMEPTRKPQPPQHLGLYPLGVKGTTMGVQQTPRFNPITVTLAPNIQTGRNTPTSLHIHGGPQSGLSSPQGNSIYIRPYVSQSGTTRQNQQQGGRAQYSPTSQPQQQIYQISHPSSLSGSWSGPQHASSSHTSQHQTQGHQTSHVYMPISSPTNPQAPSILPTGSQASSSGVSPCSSSSSSSSVMPTSLSAISQYNIQNISTGPRKNQIEIKLESPQRSNSTTTTAVLRTSSGPRSSSTSSSCPSSSSSSTGVATVPTTPLSIGGPGLSRSQPTVYISASPPTAATTPSEEAVVATAGSRSQPKFYISANASSDDSGGRNPPTVYISANPPLQGPSGARNMGGQVSMGPAYIHHHPPKSRASVGGGGTASSPRVVVTQPNTKYTFKITVSPNKPPAVSPGVVSPTFEPNNLLSLPSDHHFVEPDPLHLSDPLSPHRERPSEPRRLSMGSDDAAYTQALLVHQKARMERLWHELELKKKKLEKLKEEVNEMENDLTRRRLERSNSASQIPSIEEMKQLRCKNRLLQIDIDCLTKEIDLLQTRGPHFNPSAIHNFYDNIGFLGPVPPKPKGTLSIAGPDRRGCRYNVTSELMVEPSSGPSPPLPLDSGSKIVKPITDQEEDEGTQWSCTACTFLNHPALNRCEQCEFPRHF